Proteins co-encoded in one Plasmodium berghei ANKA genome assembly, chromosome: 11 genomic window:
- a CDS encoding exosome complex exonuclease RRP44, putative, which translates to MQTFKFLRKKNDQRVQKCFYKCNANNRITKVVREIYLRNDINCSIEKCKVCENKKKKLLDGDRNILILDTSTIIKYIDFLYECNIDNILIPLTIYEHIRTFNKILYKKLHELCYEIDESIPNSNKRYSVFVNKYCKFTYVHDNIKYDLKELQEIIKIVIWFKHHNPNLNVIVITSNDLLTNDCANNGIPCFSLLDYVNQFLKKKTKNGLNNYGYNDNMLSIETIKMYFEDNMITENDEDKEVENRNEDSKNYRLNDLDKMQNDSENLKYKKKIYQPHLDKKQIIQGLRNNKFFKGVFQVICVNKMAIVKINDYEDVIIKGYKNMNRAIHNDIVAVEIFSQFTDPSYGESDYFEELVDPDEKEEEEEEEEEEERADDGEEKKTNNMNKTPCIAKSENEQNIKTGEGNEFIECKKLYGKVIGIISRSRKEYGGVIKSCDNDKNNKYIEKLLFFKAFNSKIPHIIIKSNMEEELSNKRVIVTIDKWDFNSKYPLGRCLSVLGVCDDIEAETKLIYNEYNISTKEFSESAYLSLPPSNWVIPEEEFSKRIDFRNILTFSIDPPGCQDIDDALSVEILEDEKIIKVGVHIADVSYFVKQNSALDLEASKRCTTVYLTNQRVDMLPKLLTTDLCSLVEKQDRLTYSCIFTFNTNYDILDINIAKCIINSDRSFTYEQAQNIIDDSNDTSSIAISLRLLNSIAKDLKKKWLNDGALELKGNSEVVFEFEQKDFTKTKNLKPYITYETNRLIEAFMLLANRSVARIIFQNFKAACILRRHPPPKYDTLKELDEYLQSIKVYDFKFNTSKELSYSINNINLKNDKILSNILKTLVTKCMNEAIFISGYNVHNNDMLRHYGLAADIYTFFTSPIRRYADIMVHRILNHIYGIEKLHNKYLDIVYLNKQVILLNEKYRNARFASRASVNFFSYLYIKKIGNQITQAVITSLKKNGIQIYVLAYGIEGICYLKKKDGFIFDEKKKSFIKLNENQKECFQLNFYDKVEVHMQVDTRDIKCQNHFIFIRKL; encoded by the coding sequence ATGCAAACGTTTAAATTTTtgcgaaaaaaaaatgatcaACGTGTTCAgaaatgtttttataaatgtaatGCGAACAATAGGATTACAAAAGTAGTGAGAGAGATTTATTTAAGGaatgatataaattgtAGTATAGAAAAATGCAAAGTTTgtgaaaacaaaaagaaaaagttGTTAGATGGTGATAGGAATATCTTAATATTAGATACATCTacaataattaaatatattgattttttatacgAGTGTAATATAGATAACATATTAATCCCATTAACTATTTATGAACACATAAGaacatttaataaaatattatataaaaagttaCATGAATTATGTTATGAAATTGATGAAAGTATACctaatagtaataaaagATATAGTGTTTTTGTAAACAAATATTGTAAGTTTACATATGTgcatgataatataaaatatgatttaaAAGAACTACaagaaattataaaaattgttatatgGTTCAAGCACCATAATCCTAATTTAAATGTGATAGTTATTACTAGTAATGATTTATTAACAAACGATTGTGCTAACAATGGCATACCTTGTTTTTCATTACTAGATTATGTTAatcaatttttaaaaaaaaaaacaaaaaatggattaaataattatggtTACAATGATAATATGCTTAGTATAGAaactataaaaatgtattttgAAGATAATATGATTACCGAAAATGACGAAGATAAAGAAGTTGAAAACCGAAACGAAGATAGTAAGAATTATCGTTTGAACGATTTGGACAAGATGCAAAATGATTCAGAAAAtcttaaatataaaaaaaaaatttatcaaCCACATTTAgacaaaaaacaaataattcaaGGATtgagaaataataaattttttaaaggaGTTTTTCAAGTTATTtgtgtaaataaaatggcAATAGTAAAAATTAACGACTATGAAGATGTTATAATAAAgggttataaaaatatgaacagAGCAATACATAATGATATCGTTGCTgtagaaatattttctcAATTTACTGATCCATCATATGGCGAATCGGATTATTTTGAGGAACTTGTCGATCCAgatgaaaaagaagaagaagaagaagaagaagaGGAAGAAGAAAGAGCAGATGATggagaagaaaaaaaaacaaacaatatgaataaaacaCCTTGCATTGCCAAATCtgaaaatgaacaaaatataaaaacaggGGAAGGGAACGAATTTATTGAgtgtaaaaaattgtatggTAAAGTTATTGGAATTATTAGTCGATCCCGAAAAGAATATGGTGGAGTTATTAAAAGCTgtgataatgataaaaataacaaatatatagaaaaattattattttttaaggcttttaatagtaaaataccacatataataataaaaagtaatatGGAAGAAGAATTAAGTAATAAACGAGTAATTGTAACAATAGATAAATGGGATTTTAATTCAAAATATCCATTGGGAAGATGTTTAAGTGTATTAGGTGTTTGCGATGATATTGAAGCagaaacaaaattaatttataatgaatataatatatcaacAAAAGAATTTAGTGAAAGCGCGTACTTGTCCTTACCACCTTCAAATTGGGTTATACCTGAAGAAGAGTTTTCTAAAAGAATTGATTTTCGAAATATTTTAACTTTTAGTATTGATCCTCCTGGATGCCAAGATATAGATGATGCATTATCTGTTGAAATATTAGAAGACGAAAAGATTATAAAAGTAGGAGTACATATAGCAGATGTATCTTATTTTGTTAAACAAAATAGTGCCCTTGATTTAGAAGCATCAAAAAGATGCACTACAGTTTATTTGACAAATCAAAGAGTTGATATGCTTCCCAAATTATTAACAACAGATTTATGTTCATTAGTTGAAAAGCAGGACAGATTAACATACAGTTGCATATTTACGtttaatacaaattatgatatattagatattaatatagctaaatgtattattaatagTGATAGATCATTTACATATGAACAAGctcaaaatattattgacGATTCTAATGACACATCCTCTATTGCGATTTCATTGAGATTACTAAACAGCATTGCAAaggatttaaaaaaaaaatggttAAATGATGGTGCATTAGAATTAAAAGGAAATTCAGAAGTTGTATTTGAATTTGAACAAAAAGATTTTACAAAAACCAAAAATTTAAAACCTTATATTACTTATGAAACAAACCGTTTAATAGAAGCATTTATGTTATTAGCTAATCGATCAGTAGctagaattatttttcaaaatttcaAAGCGGCATGCATATTAAGAAGGCATCCGCCACCTAAATATGATACATTAAAAGAATTAGATGAATATTTACAATCTATTAAGGTTTAtgattttaaatttaatacatCAAAAGAATTATCTTAttcaattaataatattaacttaaaaaatgataaaatactatcgaatattttaaaaacattagTTACAAAATGTATGAATGAagcaatttttatatctgGATATAATGTACACAATAATGATATGTTAAGGCATTATGGTCTGGCAGctgatatatatacattttttacttCGCCAATTAGGCGATATGCTGATATAATGGTGCATAGAATAttaaatcatatatatggaaTAGAAAAGCTTcacaataaatatttagatattgtttatttaaataagcaagtcattttattaaatgaaaagtATAGAAATGCTAGATTTGCTTCAAGAGCTtctgttaattttttctcttatctttatattaaaaaaataggaaACCAAATTACACAAGCTGTAATAACTagcttaaaaaaaaatggaatacaaatatatgtgtTAGCATATGGTATTGAAGGAATATGttatctaaaaaaaaaggatggatttatatttgatgaaaaaaaaaaatcatttattaaaCTTAATGAAAACCAAAAGGAATGTTTtcaattaaatttttatgacAAGGTGGAGGTCCATATGCAAGTTGACACCCGAGATATTAAATGCCaaaatcattttatttttattagaaAACTGTGA
- a CDS encoding high mobility group protein B4, putative encodes MDRKKPKAPLSSYLIFCNYERENVKQYLTKNSDSNTTIRITDIQKELSNKWKNLSDDERKVYEEQAQLLKLKYNEELIEWQKSTYKDGPGNNITNITAKFPTLKIQKIMNLNKNVKKVNGEAMNIFQKAVAMFLIELVTKTVEYKSEKKMSQYLTTKDIVSCIQREGIKYKFLEDCLYLLTEPRTTLSFIEEEDNHESIFDLCEEDKKEYNYDIEEKNMIKMKKRANNTKPNKKGLANQNIYADITTFFKKK; translated from the exons atggacag AAAAAAGCCCAAAGCGCCTTTATCGTcctatttaattttttgtaattacGAAAGGGAAAATgtaaaacaatatttaaCGAAAAATTCGGATAGCAATACAACa atCAGAATAACAGATATTCAGAAAGAGTTGAGtaataaatggaaaaacTTGTCTGACGATGAAAGGAAG GTATACGAAGAGCAAGCTCaacttttaaaattaaaatataatgaagaaTTGATCGAATGg CAAAAATCTACGTATAAAGATGGCCCTGGAAATAA caTTACAAATATCACAGCTAAATTTCCAACATTAAAAATTCAGAAGATTATGAATTTAAACAAGAATGTTAagaaa GTTAACGGTGAAGCTATGAATATTTTCCAAAAGGCAGTG GCAATGTTTTTAATTGAATTAGTTACCAAAACGGTTGAATATAAAAGCGAAAAGAAAATGTCTCAGTATTTAACCACCAAAGATATAG TATCTTGTATACAAAGGGAAggaataaaatacaaatttcTTGAAg ATTGTTTATATCTGTTAACCGAGCCGCGGACTACTTTATCGTTTATCGAGGAAGAAGATAATCATG aatccatatttgatttatgtgaagaagataaaaaggaatataACTACGACATCGAGGAAAAGAATATGATAAAGATGAAAAAGCGGGCTAACAATACAAAGCCTAATAAAAAGGGATTGGCAAATCAAAACATATATGCTGATATTactacattttttaaaaaaaaataa